The genomic region GCGGAATCGAGATACGGATGGTCTATTTGTTCGGGGTCTCCCATCAAAATAATTTTACTGCCTTCACCAACCCTTGATACGATCGTTTTCACTTCATGGCGAGACAGGTTTTGAGCTTCATCAATAATGATAAACTGTCCAGGTATAGATCTTCCACGTATATACGTCAAAGCCTCCACCTGAATACTGCCAAGCCCCATTAGAATTTTATCGATATCTCCGGCTTTTTTGGTATCAAACAGGAATTCCAGATTATCATAAATCGGTTGCATCCATGGACGGAGTTTTTCTTCCTTCTCACCAGGCAAGTAACCAATATCTTTCCCCATCGGAACGACAGGACGAGCGATCAACAGTTTTTTGTATTTATGATCATCCTCTACCTTAAGCAGACCTGCTGCAAGTGCCAGCAAGGTTTTCCCTGTTCCAGCTTTACCTGTGATGGTAACAAGCGGGATGTCATCATTCAAAAGCAGTTCCAGTGCCATACGTTGTTGCGCGTTACGGGCGCTAATGCCCCAGACATTATCATTACTGAGGAAAAGCGGCTCCAGCTTCGTTCCCTCTGTATTCACTTTAAGCAAAGCCGATTTATTGGTTCCCATCTCATCCTTGAGAATGACGAATTCATTCGGATACAGCGAATAAGACAACTGTAACGGTTTGATCGGTAGAAAACGATATGTGTAAAACTCATCAATCACTGACGGGTGAACTTTTAGGGCCGTATAACCTGGATATAACTCACTGAGTCCTGCCGTCCGATCTGATAAGTAATCCTGTGTGAACAGACCAAGTACATCCGCTTTGATGCGCACCAGCACATCTTTACTGACCAGCACCACCTGACGTTCGACTACTTCCTTTTCATTCTCTTCAATCTGATAATTCAATGCGACAGCCAAAATGCGATTATCGTTGGACACTTCACCAAACATTTCTTGGACTTTCACGAAACTCCGATGATTCAGTTCTACTTTCAGATTACCTCCATTAGCCAGAGGCACCCCACTGTGCAGGTGACCCAGTTCACGTAATCCATCCAACAGTCTGGATACATTGCGGGCATTACGCCCAATTTCATCGGCATTTCTTTTTTTGGAGTCGATCTCCTCCAGTACAACCGCGGGAATGATTACCTCATGTTCCTCAAAGGCAAATATGGCATTGGGGTCATGCAGAAGCACGTTGGTATCCAATACAAAAATCTTTTTCATTCAATCCCCTCCAAAGCGGCGTCGTTAAAGGCATGGATAGTGTGATCTTTCAGCAGCGGCATGGACAATCATGATCCCATACATAAATGTATTCGACTAGGGCAAAATAATTGTCAACCATTCTGAAAAACTCCAAGAAAGGATGAACATTTATGAAAATATGGGTATGCACGCTGCTTCTGATCTTTATACTTACAGGTTGCAACACTTCCACACGCAACGCTTCGCCGAATCAGGGTACACATGCGAAAGGTTACGGAGGAAATGTAACAACTCAGCAAGATCAAAGGAAAGGATCTCACATGCTCAATGCACAGGAAGATCGGATGAACCCTTCACGTCTGGACCGTCTCAATGAGAATACAGGTGAAGTTCATGATACCAACATTGCAGATGATGCAGAAAGTGGCCGGATGCCAAATGAAAAACGGATTAATCACCTTAAAGCCCTTGCCAAGCAAGTAGAAGGTGTTGAAGATGCGAACTGCGTCATACTCGGTAATACAGCTGTAGTTGGCATTGATGTAGATGGTGAATTGGAACGTGCTCGGGTAGGTACCATTAAGTACTCTGTTGCCGAAGCGCTTCGCAAAGACCCCGAAGGTGTAGATTCCATCGTTACTGCAGATGCCGATGTCACTGAACGAATTAAAGAAATAGGTGAACATATTCGTCAAGGACATCCGATATCCGGTTTTGCTTCAGAACTCGCTGACATGGTGGGACGCATTATTCCCCAACTCCCGAAGGACGTCAAAGTCCGTCAAAATCCGGATGAATCTGAAAATCAAGAACAACAAATGCAGCAGCTGCATTCATCGGACAAAAGACAACAAAAAGCCCAGTGATCTCTCACTAGGCTTTTTTCATGGCAGCAAAAACCTGCTCATCTAATTTCTCAGCAGCACGCTGATCATATATTTTGACATATTGAGGCACAGAAGACAGTTGAGCGCCGTAAAACAGAGCATTCCTCACCGCTTCAATTGTAATGTCGAAACAGCACATATTAAATGGAACATCCTGCAGCGGATCTTGTCGTACCGCGGCACGTCCATTCACTGCGTACACCGTCTCTTCTCCAAAAACAGTAATCGTAATGAGCGGATTCGTAATCATGTTGTTTACTAAGCGTGAACGATGATCGATCGCTACACGAAAAGTAGAAGCATTCTCCGCATAAATCCAGGAGATGGCTGTTGAAGTCGGACCTCCAGATTCTACATCCACTGTGCTCAGAAGCACAAAGGTCTCATTCTTGAATTGCTGTAAAAGAGATTCAGTTAATTGTGTGACGGCTTCGGACATTCAACCAGCCCCCTAACCTTCTTTATGCAATTCTTAAACTTGGTTTATGTTATTATAGCATACCAATTAACGTGCTTCCAATCCCAAAAGAATGGAGGTTATTCGGCTGAAGGTGAAGTCGTTATTTTACCTGAAAGTGTATCTTGCAAAGCCTGCTTCGCATTGGCGAGTTCCGTCTCATTAATATACACATATGGACTTCTCCACTCTCCGGTAACCGGAGTATAATGTACATCCGAAGTAGAAATGTTCCAATACGTCGAGATAAAGTTTTTCATTTGTTCCGATTCCACATCTGTCGTCATGTTATCGTCAACTGCACCAATCACTTTGCTAATCTTCGTAATGCCCCCAAGAGATTTCATCTGATCCAGCATGGAGTTCAACACTTGGTTTTGGCGTTTATTACGATCAAAGTCGTTGGATTCAGCAGTCTTTGGATTACAATTGGATTTGCGGTAACGAACAAAATCCAGTGCCGCTTTACCATCGAGATGTTGTGGGCCAGCGACCAGATTGATATCCGTACCGTCGGCTGTATCTCTGTAACACATATTTTTATCCACAGTCACATCCACGCCACCTACGGCATTGACAGCATCACGGAATGCTTGGAAATTCAGGACGGTTGTATAATTAATATCTACATCCAAATACTTGCCCATCATTTCTTTCATCTGATCCTCTGCATTTTTGCCAGAGGTCTTTTCCTGTGCTTTGAACCTTGGATAATAGGAGTTTAGCTTGTTGGATTTGTAGCCATCCAATTGAATACGCGTGTCTCGGGGCAATGATACAATGGTTGCCGTCTTGGTCTCCGGATTCAACGAAGCTACCATAACGACATCCGAGAGATATGTGCCGGTTTCCGGGCGGTTATCTGTTCCAAGCAACAGCATCGTGATCGGTTTCGTTGTGGCTGACATCCCCGGAGGTACCGGTTTGTCGATGCCTGTATCCACGACTTGATTGTATACCCAATATGCATATCCGCCGCCTACCACAATAGCAATAACCAATAGACTTAAAAAGATTCTGCCAAAAGCATTCATTCTCTTTTTCTTCTTAGGCTTCTTGCCCTTGCCATTCTTCGATCCAGAAGCGCCGGATTGCGTCGGTGCCTGTCTCCGTGGAGGCAGTCCGTTCGAATTCGAGTTCATATCTTCAACACCTTTATCACATCTGTTTTTGTCTAAATAAAAGACAACCGCTTTCCCTAAGGAAAACGGATGGTCTGTACAAGACAGGATTTATGAGTTTCGAGCGGCAGCTTCCGCTTTTTTCTTTTGACGACCTTCAATAAAATAACGCACTCTCACTAATAACATCAAACCAACCGCTACCAACAAACATTGAATGATGGGAAGCTTGTCGATTTGAAAAATAAGAAGCATGAATGTACCCATCGCCATCAAAATATAGAGAACGATTTCCTTACCAAGCGGTAATTTCTGACGTACCCGAAACACCTTGTTATATACGTAAGTAATCAATACAAAGATGACGATGTAGGCTACGATCGGGTGTGATGCGAACCATGCTTGCATGCACAGTCAGCTCCTTTCGTTATCATGCTAGAGTATAAGTTAACTATTGTGAAACCCTTTCGATAACTCTGAGTAAACACACATTGGAGGTGACCGTTCCGGTATCGGATCGTTCTTTTGATCGCTGTTATCCCCAGATTTTTTTGATCCATTTTTCAATGGTAAAATCAGGGGATAAAGGCGAACGCTTCGCTTCTACAGAATCGATTCCGATCCCTTCACTACTTCCACTGTGCATAACATCGTCATCTTCTGTGTTCCATCAAATGCTAACTTATATAAATTATTTTGTTGTTATTAGGCTTTAGAAGCCATTTTGCGTTGTTTTTCTGCACGTTCACGCTCGGATTTGTTCAGAATCTTCTTACGAAGACGAATAGATTTTGGTGTAATCTCACAATATTCATCTTCATTCAGATATTCAAGCGCCTGTTCCAACGAGAAGATAATCGGAGTTTTAATTTTAACCGTATCATCTTTACCAGAAGAACGAACGTTAGTCAGTTGTTTTTCTTTGCAGATGTTAACAACGATATCATTGTCACGTGTATGTTCACCAACAATCATACCTTCGTAGATCTCAGTACCCGGCTCCAAGAAGAGCGTACCGCGATCCTCAACGCCCATCATGCCATAGAACGTAGATGTACCCGTTTCAGTAGAGATCAGTACACCTTGGTGACGTCCACCCACTTGACCGGATACTACTGGAGCGTAGCTGTCAAATGCATGGTTCATTACACCGTAACCACGAGTCAATGTCAGGAAGTTTGTGCTATAACCGATCAAACCACGTGCTGGAATCAGGAATTCCAGACGAACTTGACCACTACCTGTGTTAACCATGTTAACCATCTCTGCTTTACGTGCACCCAGGCTCTCCATTACGGAACCCATGCTCTCTTCAGGGATATCAATCAACAAGCGTTCAACAGGTTCCATTTTCTTACCGTCAACTTCTTTAATGATAACTTCTGGCTTGGATACTTGAAGCTCATATCCTTCACGACGCATATTTTCAATCAGGATACCCAAGTGAAGCTCACCACGACCGGAAACGATAAATGCATCAGGGCTTTCCGTTTCATCAACACGAAGGGAAACGTCTGTTTCCAATTCTTTCAACAAACGCTCACGAAGTTTACGGGAAGTTACCCATTTACCTTCACGACCTGCGAAAGGACTGTTGTTCACGAGGAACGTCATTTGCAGTGTAGGCTCATCAATTTTCAATACTGGAAGCGCTTCTGGATTGTTCGGATCAGCGATGGTTTCACCAATGTTGATGTCCTTGATTCCTGCAATCGCAACGATGTCGCCTGCTCCTGCTTCTTCTGTCTCAACACGCTTGAGACCTTGGAAACCAAACAGTTTTTCGATACGTGCAGTTTTGCTCTTACCATCACGCATAATAACCGTTACCGATTGTCCTTGACGGATCACACCGCGGTTAACACGACCAATGGCAATACGGCCAAGGTATTCATTGTAGTCCATCAAAGTAACGAGGAATTGAAGTGGCTCTTCAACATTCTCTGTTGGGTGAGGGATATGACTAACGATCGTATCGTAGATCGCCATCATGTTGTCGTCCTGTTTTGCAGGATCATTATCCATGCTGGATGTTCCGTTCAGTGCGGAAGCATATACAACAGGGAATTCAAGTTGTTCATCGTTGGCACCCAGTTCAATGAACAGGTCCAGTACTTCATCAATAACCTCAGTCGGACGAGCCGCTGGACGGTCAATTTTGTTTACAACAACGATTGGTGTCAGGTTGTGCTCCAGAGCTTTACGAAGTACAAACTTCGTTTGTGGCATACAGCCTTCATATGCATCAACAACGAGCAATACGCCGTCAACCATTTTCATGATACGTTCCACTTCACCACCAAAGTCGGCGTGTCCTGGTGTATCCACAATGTTGATCAGGTAATCTTTATAAGTTATAGCCGTGTTTTTGGCCAAAATCGTAATACCGCGTTCACGCTCCAAATCGTTGGAGTCCATTGCGCGCTCCTGTACCGTTTCGTGATCACGGAAAGTACCGGATTGCTGGAGCAACTTGTCGACGAGCGTAGTTTTCCCGTGGTCGACGTGGGCAATAATCGCAATATTGCGAATGTGTTCTCTTGAATGCATGGTTTGTATCCATATCCTTTCCAATTTCAATTCTTATCTACTAAACTTCCCGCAATTTCGCAGGTTACTCACAAAATAAGCGTCGGTGATATCCCGACGCATGTCTATATCCCTTATATTATAGTTTATTATAGGCAAAAATCAAGATATTTCGCACGAAAAGACCACTGGGAATGTTACCAGCCTCTCCCTTGACGTCCTCGTCCAAGCAATAACCAGACTCCGCCCAAGATCAAAAGGACAGCAAGTACATAGATTATTCCCGTTTGCAGCAAGGTAAATCCGAATAATATGATCGATACCGCACCAAGTATCAAAGCTGCAGGTAACACATATTCCGGTCTTCGACGCTCAGCCATTCCATATTCGAGTAACCCTATGGCGATCCCCAGCAAGAATGCTGGCCACAACCTGCTCATAAGTCCTGCACCCCATGTGTTCGTTATACTGAATAAAACACCATACACCGTTAGTATGCCTGCAGGAACGAGTGACCAGGATGGTGAAATACGCGCATAATATAACGCATGAAGGGCGATGCCTGGCAGCAAGAGCAGCAAAGGCCAGAAATTACGACCAATGAAGCCAAACACACCAAACTTTCCAAGCAGAATAATAATTCCCGCAGCTACAATAAATAGTCCAATCGCTTTTTCATTTCTCATCCTCATCTGCAATCACCTCTTATACCATGGCTATGTACTTTATTTCTTAATAAACGATATGCATTCCATGCTGACTGTTGATTTCCAAACCTGTAATCCTGCTTCTAGTGTATCCGATGTTTCTGCAAAAAACTATACTTTATGTCGCACTTTGCATGTGTCCTTTACCTGTA from Paenibacillus sp. FSL R5-0341 harbors:
- a CDS encoding LCP family protein, with protein sequence MNSNSNGLPPRRQAPTQSGASGSKNGKGKKPKKKKRMNAFGRIFLSLLVIAIVVGGGYAYWVYNQVVDTGIDKPVPPGMSATTKPITMLLLGTDNRPETGTYLSDVVMVASLNPETKTATIVSLPRDTRIQLDGYKSNKLNSYYPRFKAQEKTSGKNAEDQMKEMMGKYLDVDINYTTVLNFQAFRDAVNAVGGVDVTVDKNMCYRDTADGTDINLVAGPQHLDGKAALDFVRYRKSNCNPKTAESNDFDRNKRQNQVLNSMLDQMKSLGGITKISKVIGAVDDNMTTDVESEQMKNFISTYWNISTSDVHYTPVTGEWRSPYVYINETELANAKQALQDTLSGKITTSPSAE
- a CDS encoding pyridoxamine 5'-phosphate oxidase family protein — protein: MSEAVTQLTESLLQQFKNETFVLLSTVDVESGGPTSTAISWIYAENASTFRVAIDHRSRLVNNMITNPLITITVFGEETVYAVNGRAAVRQDPLQDVPFNMCCFDITIEAVRNALFYGAQLSSVPQYVKIYDQRAAEKLDEQVFAAMKKA
- a CDS encoding PhoH family protein: MKKIFVLDTNVLLHDPNAIFAFEEHEVIIPAVVLEEIDSKKRNADEIGRNARNVSRLLDGLRELGHLHSGVPLANGGNLKVELNHRSFVKVQEMFGEVSNDNRILAVALNYQIEENEKEVVERQVVLVSKDVLVRIKADVLGLFTQDYLSDRTAGLSELYPGYTALKVHPSVIDEFYTYRFLPIKPLQLSYSLYPNEFVILKDEMGTNKSALLKVNTEGTKLEPLFLSNDNVWGISARNAQQRMALELLLNDDIPLVTITGKAGTGKTLLALAAGLLKVEDDHKYKKLLIARPVVPMGKDIGYLPGEKEEKLRPWMQPIYDNLEFLFDTKKAGDIDKILMGLGSIQVEALTYIRGRSIPGQFIIIDEAQNLSRHEVKTIVSRVGEGSKIILMGDPEQIDHPYLDSASNGLTYIVERFKQEGISGHIMLEKGERSKLAQLAADLL
- a CDS encoding YhcN/YlaJ family sporulation lipoprotein, whose translation is MKIWVCTLLLIFILTGCNTSTRNASPNQGTHAKGYGGNVTTQQDQRKGSHMLNAQEDRMNPSRLDRLNENTGEVHDTNIADDAESGRMPNEKRINHLKALAKQVEGVEDANCVILGNTAVVGIDVDGELERARVGTIKYSVAEALRKDPEGVDSIVTADADVTERIKEIGEHIRQGHPISGFASELADMVGRIIPQLPKDVKVRQNPDESENQEQQMQQLHSSDKRQQKAQ
- a CDS encoding YlaH-like family protein, which encodes MQAWFASHPIVAYIVIFVLITYVYNKVFRVRQKLPLGKEIVLYILMAMGTFMLLIFQIDKLPIIQCLLVAVGLMLLVRVRYFIEGRQKKKAEAAARNS
- the typA gene encoding translational GTPase TypA — its product is MHSREHIRNIAIIAHVDHGKTTLVDKLLQQSGTFRDHETVQERAMDSNDLERERGITILAKNTAITYKDYLINIVDTPGHADFGGEVERIMKMVDGVLLVVDAYEGCMPQTKFVLRKALEHNLTPIVVVNKIDRPAARPTEVIDEVLDLFIELGANDEQLEFPVVYASALNGTSSMDNDPAKQDDNMMAIYDTIVSHIPHPTENVEEPLQFLVTLMDYNEYLGRIAIGRVNRGVIRQGQSVTVIMRDGKSKTARIEKLFGFQGLKRVETEEAGAGDIVAIAGIKDINIGETIADPNNPEALPVLKIDEPTLQMTFLVNNSPFAGREGKWVTSRKLRERLLKELETDVSLRVDETESPDAFIVSGRGELHLGILIENMRREGYELQVSKPEVIIKEVDGKKMEPVERLLIDIPEESMGSVMESLGARKAEMVNMVNTGSGQVRLEFLIPARGLIGYSTNFLTLTRGYGVMNHAFDSYAPVVSGQVGGRHQGVLISTETGTSTFYGMMGVEDRGTLFLEPGTEIYEGMIVGEHTRDNDIVVNICKEKQLTNVRSSGKDDTVKIKTPIIFSLEQALEYLNEDEYCEITPKSIRLRKKILNKSERERAEKQRKMASKA